A genomic window from Deinococcota bacterium includes:
- a CDS encoding c-type cytochrome, whose translation MNRVRSLIAVLILALAAGAVAQADALPEGPGRDLVLATCQTCHGLDFIVGSTFSRSRWEGLVHQMISFGLVVTDDEFEEIVDYLASYLGTEPPLEQGEAGDGADASEDDLDGEALYLTNCSSCHQAQGQGVRGAFPPLAGHVPALYRAEEGRDYLAHVVLYGLRGPITVEGAQYHGAMPPWPHLSDAAIAAILNHTLTAWGNDELLDEDFEPYRAEEVAAERDLDLGPGEVQGRRPEVGEGE comes from the coding sequence ATGAACCGGGTTCGCAGCCTTATCGCCGTCCTCATCCTCGCGCTCGCCGCCGGGGCAGTGGCGCAAGCCGACGCCCTGCCCGAGGGGCCGGGCAGGGATCTCGTTCTCGCCACCTGCCAGACCTGTCACGGCCTCGACTTTATCGTCGGCTCGACCTTCAGCCGCTCGCGCTGGGAGGGGCTGGTCCACCAGATGATCTCGTTTGGCCTGGTGGTCACGGACGACGAGTTCGAAGAGATCGTCGACTACCTCGCCAGCTATCTGGGCACCGAACCACCGCTCGAACAAGGAGAAGCCGGCGACGGCGCGGACGCTTCCGAAGACGACCTCGATGGCGAAGCCCTCTACCTGACCAACTGCTCGAGCTGCCACCAAGCCCAGGGGCAGGGAGTGCGCGGCGCCTTTCCGCCGCTCGCGGGCCACGTTCCCGCGCTTTATAGGGCCGAGGAGGGCCGCGACTACCTCGCGCACGTCGTCCTCTACGGCCTGCGCGGGCCGATCACCGTAGAGGGCGCCCAGTACCACGGCGCGATGCCGCCCTGGCCTCACCTCTCGGACGCCGCCATCGCCGCCATCTTGAACCACACGCTGACCGCCTGGGGCAACGACGAGCTGCTAGATGAGGACTTTGAGCCCTACCGCGCGGAAGAGGTCGCCGCGGAGCGCGATCTTGACTTAGGCCCGGGCGAGGTGCAGGGGCGGCGACCGGAGGTCGGGGAGGGCGAGTGA
- the pstB gene encoding phosphate ABC transporter ATP-binding protein PstB, whose amino-acid sequence MASRLREGQTRPATPGPTAAGLPQRAAETAAAETVIRLETKGLTVHYGAAVGVQDISLPVYDRKVTALIGPSGCGKSTFLRALNRMHDLTRGAKVTGQAFLDGADIYAPKVDPVTIRRKIGMVFQKPTPFPTMSIYDNVVAGLKLVGVRKRALLDEVAERALLQAALWDEVKERLGAAASGLSGGQQQRLSIARALAVEPEVLLMDEPTSSLDPQSTKRIEDLLETLKDEVTIVIVTHNMQQAARISDYTGFFFEGQLIEFGTTDKMFTNPKERRTEDYITGRFG is encoded by the coding sequence CGAAACTGCGGCTGCCGAGACCGTGATTCGCCTGGAAACGAAAGGCCTGACGGTTCATTACGGCGCCGCCGTGGGCGTTCAGGACATCAGCCTGCCGGTCTACGACCGCAAGGTGACGGCGCTCATCGGGCCGTCGGGCTGCGGCAAGAGCACCTTTTTGCGCGCCTTGAACCGCATGCACGATCTCACCCGCGGCGCCAAGGTCACGGGACAGGCGTTCCTGGACGGCGCCGACATCTACGCGCCCAAAGTAGACCCGGTGACCATCCGGCGCAAGATCGGTATGGTCTTTCAAAAGCCCACGCCCTTCCCGACCATGTCGATCTACGACAACGTCGTCGCCGGCTTAAAGCTCGTCGGCGTCCGCAAGCGCGCCCTGCTCGACGAGGTGGCCGAGCGGGCGCTTCTGCAGGCGGCCCTGTGGGACGAGGTCAAGGAGCGGCTGGGGGCGGCGGCGAGCGGCTTGTCGGGCGGCCAGCAGCAGCGCCTGTCGATCGCCCGGGCCTTGGCGGTCGAGCCCGAAGTGCTGCTCATGGACGAGCCCACGAGCTCCTTGGACCCGCAGTCCACCAAGCGCATCGAGGATCTCCTCGAGACGCTCAAGGACGAGGTCACCATCGTCATCGTCACCCACAACATGCAGCAGGCGGCGCGAATCTCGGATTACACCGGCTTCTTTTTTGAAGGCCAGCTCATCGAGTTTGGTACCACCGACAAGATGTTCACCAACCCCAAGGAGCGGCGCACCGAGGACTACATCACCGGGCGTTTCGGCTAG